One window from the genome of Penaeus monodon isolate SGIC_2016 chromosome 2, NSTDA_Pmon_1, whole genome shotgun sequence encodes:
- the LOC119584547 gene encoding zinc finger and SCAN domain-containing protein 5C-like, with the protein MTWHTPSLPKLNTGESLFCLLLIESCDLGCYPYCQAVEMSCIRRMLIQIASVIDQVIAHFLFGGHMNIGFCYIGFLSGLNDVYINVQMSVTCLVEKKIQVETCPVSLTCSVIKVCLTAATGYYSVPKYPSESTTMDTYAADFTDVSKQYAAYPEAAASPLPDWFDFLTPDHQDSDSVLLPSPTLPMLPLDVMNVLGSTSPPHKRRCVSATPELGQDLYPSPPQAPVQPSQFNYQYQTYAYPASTTQFHPNSVVPVAPTEVPHDKRLPVYQASVRVPSTAPAPMVINSALGPVAVSYNLPPALKGRRPPRRRNKNSECQVCQKKFDSRYKLKAHMNSHLNKRPFVCDVCGQAFLRNHNLASHRRTHEVEYAYSCQHCNRGFRRPAERLLHLLLKVCQRQVNLIRRTTHGWNCHSCNVTFTDLSAVQEHVQQHKLSEGPRRACPVCHILFTGQRDHKILAHVKSYHPDYLRNLG; encoded by the exons ATGACATGGCACACGCCTTCCTTGCCAAAGCTAAATACAGGTGAGAGTCTGTTCTGTCTCCTCCTAATCGAGTCATGCGACCTCGGCTGTTATCCTTACTGTCAGGCTGTCGAAATGTCATGCATCAGAAGAATGTTGATTCAGATAGCCTCCGTGATCGACCAAGTCATAGCTCATTTCCTCTTCGGAG GTCATATGAATATTGGATTTTGCTATATTGGATTTCTCTCTGGTTTAAATGATGTTTATATTAACGTGCAAATGAGTGTGACATGCTTGGTTGAAAAGAAAATACAGGTGGAGACATGTCCAGTTTCCCTCACATGCAGTGTAATCAAGGTATGCCTTACGG CAGCCACTGGTTATTACAGTGTCCCCAAGTACCCCAGTGAATCTACTACCATGGACACCTACGCCGCAGACTTTACTGACGTATCCAAGCAGTATGCCGCTTATCCCGAGGCCGCAGCTTCCCCCCTGCCAGACTGGTTCGATTTCCTTACTCCTGATCACCAGGACAGCGATTCAGTGCTGTTACCCTCCCCGACCCTGCCGATGCTGCCGCTTGACGTCATGAATGTGCTGGGATCGACGTCGCCTCCCCACAAGCGTCGCTGCGTCTCGGCCACGCCTGAACTTGGTCAAGATTTGTATCCGTCACCACCCCAGGCGCCGGTTCAACCCTCGCAGTTTAATTACCAGTACCAGACGTATGCATACCCTGCCTCGACTACTCAGTTCCACCCCAACTCTGTGGTGCCGGTGGCTCCCACAGAAGTCCCACATGACAAAAGGCTTCCAGTGTATCAAGCCAGTGTGCGTGTCCCCTCCACGGCTCCTGCTCCGATGGTAATCAACTCAGCGCTCGGGCCCGTGGCTGTGTCTTACAACTTGCCTCCTGCTTTAAAGGGTCGGCGTCCTCCTCGCAGGAGAAACAAGAACTCGGAGTGCCAGGTGTGCCAGAAGAAGTTCGACAGTCGCTACAAGCTGAAGGCGCACATGAATTCACATCTGAATAAACGACCCTTCGTGTGTGATGTCTGTGGCCAGGCCTTTCTCAGGAATCATAACCTGGCGTCCCATCGTCGAACGCATGAAGTTGAGTATGCCTACAGCTGTCAGCATTGTAACCGTGGCTTCAGGAGGCCGGCGGAGCGTCTTCTTCACCTGTTGCTGAAAGTTTGTCAACGGCAGGTTAATCTGATACGACGAACCACTCATGGCTGGAACTGTCACAGTTGTAACGTCACGTTCACCGATCTTTCCGCTGTACAAGAACATGTTCAACAACACAAGCTGAGTGAGGGACCCCGACGTGCCTGTCCGGTGTGTCATATTCTGTTTACTGGACAGCGTGACCATAAGATCCTTGCGCATGTTAAGTCCTACCACCCGGACTACTTGAGGAACCTTGGCTAG
- the LOC119584556 gene encoding zinc finger protein 574-like has product MDTYAADFTDVSKQYAAYPEAAASPLPDWFDFLTPDHQDSDSVPLPSPTLPMLPLDVMNVLGSTSPPHKRRCVSATPELGQDLYPSPPQAPVQPSQFNYQYQTYAYPASPTQFHPNSVVPVAPTEVPHDKRLPLYQGSVRVPSTTPAPMVINSALGPVAVSYNLPTALKGRRPPRRRNKNSECQVCQKKFDSRYKLKAHMNSHLNKRPFVCDICGQAFLRNHNLASHRRTHEVEYAYSCQHCNRGFRRPAERLLHLLLKVCQRQVNLIRRTTHGWNCHGCNVTFTDLTAVQEHVQQHKLSEGPRRACPVCHILFTGQRDHKILAHVKSYHPDYLRNLG; this is encoded by the coding sequence ATGGACACCTACGCCGCAGACTTTACTGACGTATCCAAGCAGTATGCCGCTTATCCCGAGGCCGCAGCTTCCCCCCTGCCAGACTGGTTCGATTTCCTTACTCCTGATCACCAGGACAGCGATTCAGTGCCGTTGCCCTCCCCGACCCTGCCGATGCTGCCGCTTGACGTCATGAATGTGCTGGGATCGACGTCGCCTCCCCACAAGCGTCGCTGCGTCTCGGCCACGCCTGAACTTGGTCAAGATTTGTATCCGTCACCACCCCAGGCGCCGGTTCAACCCTCGCAGTTTAATTACCAGTACCAGACGTATGCATACCCTGCCTCGCCTACTCAGTTCCACCCCAACTCTGTGGTGCCGGTGGCTCCCACAGAAGTCCCACATGACAAAAGGCTTCCATTGTACCAAGGCAGTGTGCGTGTCCCCTCCACGACTCCTGCTCCGATGGTGATCAACTCAGCGCTCGGGCCCGTGGCTGTGTCTTACAACTTGCCTACTGCTTTAAAGGGTCGGCGTCCTCCTCGCAGGAGAAACAAGAACTCGGAGTGCCAGGTGTGCCAGAAGAAGTTCGACAGTCGCTACAAGCTGAAGGCGCACATGAATTCACATCTGAATAAACGACCCTTCGTGTGTGATATCTGTGGCCAGGCCTTTCTCAGGAATCATAACCTGGCGTCCCATCGTCGAACGCATGAGGTTGAGTATGCCTACAGCTGTCAGCATTGTAACCGTGGCTTCAGGAGGCCGGCGGAGCGTCTTCTTCACCTGTTGCTGAAAGTTTGTCAACGGCAGGTTAATCTGATACGACGAACCACTCATGGCTGGAACTGTCACGGTTGTAACGTCACGTTCACCGATCTTACCGCTGTACAAGAACATGTTCAACAACACAAGCTGAGTGAGGGACCCCGACGTGCCTGTCCGGTGTGTCATATTCTGTTTACTGGACAGCGTGACCATAAGATCCTTGCGCATGTTAAGTCCTACCACCCGGACTACTTGAGGAACCTTGGCTAG